The following nucleotide sequence is from Mangifera indica cultivar Alphonso chromosome 17, CATAS_Mindica_2.1, whole genome shotgun sequence.
ttttttgcatatttttgAAGTGGGTTTTTGATTATTCTGGGTTATATCAAGGTTAacagtaaaaaaaattgtattttggTGAGGTTTATCTTTTAAAGGGCTTGAATTGAACCATATTTTCTGTGTTTTGGCTTGAATTCTGAGTTGTGGTGGGGATTTGGGTTTCTGAGGTTGAGATTGAGACGATGAGTTCAAGTATCACGGAAAGTTTGGTCCATGAGGGCAAGCTTTTGGTTCATATTGCAGAGAATGGCCACTCATTTGAGCTTGACTGCAATGAAACCACACTTGTTGAGGCTGTTATGCGTTTGATTGAATCTTTTTCAGGTATAAACTTTAATGACCAACTTCTTCTATGCTTGGAGTTCAAACTGGAGCCTCAAAAGCAGCTTTCAGCTTACAGGCTACCATCTAATGATAAAGAAGTGTTTGTATTTAATAAAGTGAGGCTGCAAAATAATTCACCTCCTCCTTCACCTGAGCAAGTTGATATACTTGAGGCTGCTGAGCCTGCTCCACCAGCTTCGTTGCAAGACCCTCACCCATTAGATGATGCTTCAGACCCTGCTTTGAAGGCGTTGCCTTCTTATGAGAGGCGATTTAGGCACCATTACTATAAGGGGCACGCCATATATGTTCGCACACAAGCTAAGTTTGAGAACTGTGAGCGGCTCTTGAGGGAGCAAAAAGTGCAAGAGAGAGCTGTGGTGGTTGCAAGGGGTAATTTGGAGAACTATTATAGGGTGATTAACCAACATTATAATGAATTCATGAAGCGTTATTACCATCAGCATAGAATACATTCTGAGCTTTTGGCAAATTTTGGGAAGGAAATTGAGAAGTTGAGGTCTGTCACTCTTCATCCCAGTTTACAGACCCCTTTGCACAAGTGCTTATTGGATTTTGTGAAAGAAGAAACTTTGCGGAAAGCAGCTGATTGCAGTAGCTTACACAGTCAGTTTGAGAATAAAGTTTCACAATTCAAACAGATGTTTGCTGAAGTTAAGCGCAAAGTTGAGGACCTGCTTAATGCCAGGGCCTCCTTGCCCATCAAGAATTTAGAATCAACAATCAAAGAGCAACAGAGATTCATCCATGAACAAAAAAGTATAATGCAGTCATTGAGGTTGGTTCAACTTTGTTTTTCTCTCctagttttatttttccatatATAAACATTGCTACTTGTTTTATTTAGGTCTAGTTTATATATGACTTCCTGGGGCTTCTTTCAAGTTGCTTGATGAACTTTATCGTGCCTAGTATCCTAGCATTGTCAAGTTTCAGGCTTACAACTTGCTTCATTGTTTATCTATGTAACAACTTTTATTagtatatatatgcaaaatcttcCTTTCGTCTAGGTTGAGATCCACATATATCTGATGTTGAGATCTGGGATGCACAACTTGGTTTTGTTGTTTCTATGCCCAATGTCCTTTCCTGTTGATTTAAGTCAAGATCCTAGAATAGAGAAGGGGGTGGGGTGCAAGGGTTTAGTGTTGATGCCCATAGTTGAGAGATAGAGATGTCATGTCGGGTTACTTGATTTTCCAGTGGTGGCTTACCCCCTGGACAAATGGGTGTTAATTATATTGCTTTGGTTGGGAAATCACCTCATATCCACTATGTTTGTGTGATAAGTTATGAGATAAATACAGCTTTACTTGAGGATTGAAGTCAAGATTTTTTGTTGTATGAATAAAAGGTCATAAACCTTCATTGTTATATAAAAGTGGTTCTGATTCATTCTGAATTTGAGATTTTCGGTTCAGAGACTTAGCATTTTTTGAGTCTTGCATAATGTTTTGAAAGTGCATGAAGTTCTGAATATCTTGATGCCTTTGTCATCAAGCTCTAGTAGTTATCGTTGATAGTTTGGTTTCTGTTTGCATATGTTATACTAATTTACTGTAACAGTTTtgtttagtatttttaaaatctatggTTACTAACTAGATGTGTACCATCATGCAGCAAAGATGTCAGTACAGTGAAGAAGCTTGTGGATGATTGTATGTCCAGTCAGTTGTCCTCCTCAATTCGTCCTCATGATGCAGTTTCGGCGCTAGGTCCTATGTATGATGTCCATGAAAAGAATCACCTACCTAGAATGCAAGCTTGCGATCATTCTATCTCCAAGCTACTTGACTTCTGCAAGGATCAGAAGAATGAAATGAACCGTTTTGTGCACAATTACATGCAAAGGATAACTTATATTTCTTACATGATTAAAGATTCTAAGTTACAGTTTCCTGTTTTTAAAGAGGCAATGGTACACCAGGATGAGAAATTTGCATATTTGAAGTGGGTTCAGGGTATTGGTCCTGCATATAGAGCCTGTCTTGCGGAAATAGTGAGAAGAAAGGCTTCCATGAAGTTGTACATGGGCATGGCTGGACAATTGGCAGAAAGGCTTGCAACAAAGCGGGAAGTTGAGGTTAGGAGACGGGAGGAGTTTCTGAAGACACATAGTGCATATGTACCCAGGGATATATTAGCATCCATGGGGTTGTACGATACTCCTAGTCAGTGTGATGTTAACATAGCTCCTTTTGACAGTAATTTGCTTGATATTGACATTTCAGACCTGGACTATTATGCTCCTGAGTGTTTGGCAGGACTTTCCACTAAGGGTGAGAAATCAGGAAACTTAAGAGGTTCTCTTTCCATGTCAAATGACAGTTTACATTCAGCTGAGGCTGAGGAAATTCCAATAGACACTCTTGAGAAAGAAGACTCTGAGGAGCTCCTTGAGGGATGCGAGTTAGTTGAGATAGCAGGAACTAGCAAGATGGAGGTTGAGAATGCAAAGCTGAAAGCTGAACTTGCTTCAGCTATTGCTAAAATTTGTTCCTTGTGCCCTAAAGTTGAATATGAGTCACTTGATGACAATAAACTGGATAGCATATTGAAGAATGCCACTGAGAAGACACTTGAAGCCTTGCATCTGAAAGACGAGTATAGCAAACATCTTCAATCCATGCTAAAGGCAAAGCAAATGCAGTGTGTTTCATATGAGAAGCGCATACAAGAGCTGGAGCAGAGATTGTCTGATCAGTATATGGAGGGGCAGAAGCATATAAACAGTAATGATTCATCTGACTTTTCCCATTTGGGTGGGAAGCCTGTTGACTGCAAACCAGAAACCTCAAGTGGTGGAGAATCCCACATTCCTTGTATATCTACTTCTGAGCTCATGGATGAGGTTTCATGTGTTTCAAATTCGTTGGATGTAAAGCTGGGATTTTTCAATAGGCTACCAAGCAAAGGTCAAGAAGCAGTGGATGAAAATATGTTAGATTCATCTGGCATGATAAACCCACAATTAGATTCGTCAATGGTGGAGCCACATCGTGAAGAACTGCCTGTTGGCAACAAAGATGGGAAAGACAAGATGGCAGGGCAGTTGGGCATGTCTCTGACTAACAGTTCTACTGCTGAGAGCATGCCTGGGACTCTGAATGTCTTACCTAGTGACGCTGCAGCTGATCTGAGGTTGGATTCTAAGGTTAGCAGTGATCTTGTGTTGGAGTTGCAGAGTGTACTTGCAGAAAAGTCAAATCAATTGAGTGAAACTGAGGCCAAACTTAAATCGGTGATGGAGGAGGTTGCAATGCTTGGAAAGGAGTTGGAGATGAGTCAGAAGCTCCTTGATGAATCTCAGGTATTAATGCTTTACCCTTTTCcttgaaaaataatagatatgaGGAATATTCCATGTCTTTAGAGGGTAAAAGCACATGGGTTGTCAATCAAATTATGACATGGTATTTACTGTTGATTAGTTTACCCTAATTAACAAATTctgattattgttatttaacaaaggATGATAAAAGTTTGATTACCATGCATAAAACGAACTAATCAAGTTTTGTGTTTGTGCCCATTATGTGATTCTAAATCTTTTCTGTTCTTCATTCATGAAACACTGACTGGCCAAGTTTTCTACTTTGGCCCCTCTTATTACTTTCTGCTCTAGAAAGTCCTGTCACTGACAAATGCACATATTTTGCTACTTAATCTGTGATCATGCACTAGCACAAAGACTTTTTCAGTCCTCATTAATGCCTTCAGTGTCCAGTAATAACAAGGTATTTGCCATAACAACAGAAATTGTTTCCAAATAACTCCTTGATGGTTTTACCTCCATAATTGCCTGAGGTTTTTTATTGAAGACGAGGGACAGAGTAAAGATGATTTAACTGTTGATTTCACCATCACTGACCATGTCTGTTTAAAGTATTTCTTGTACAATATATTGGTGTTGTCTGCTTTGTCTGAGGTTTGGTCTGTTTTCTTGATGGGAATTTAGCCCTCTCCACTTGTCTTGTTGAATTGTTTATGGCTTTAGTAACAATTTCCATCTAAACGCAAAATGTTCTCTTCATGGaaacaccttttttttttttaactttataccTGAAGACGGTTTAGTATCCTAATATAGATTTCTTCGTCTGTAACAGATGAATTGTGCTCACTTGGAGAATTGTTTGCACGAAGCAAGAGAGGAAGCCCAGACACATTTGTGTGCAGCTGATCGGAGGGCCTTAGAGTATAGTGCATTGCGTGCTTCTGCTATCAAATTGCGTAGTCTCTTTGAAAGACTTCGTGCCAGTGTTCGTGTTTCAGGAGGGGTTGCTGGTTTTGCTGACTCCTTGCAAACCTTTGCTCAATCTTTGGCCAAGTAAGTGATTTACTAGAGTTGTGTTTATGAACTGACCTCCATGGCCTGCACAATGTCATTTCCTTCTCCTGTGTGAAATTTTCATATATGGATTGACCTCTGACAAGatacaaagtttttttttttttaaattttgattggcTGGTGAGGACTTAGTTTGTTTTGTGGGTTTCCCCATAAATTCTTAATCGTGTCCAAGTTACACATGAAATGCCTGAGGATATCTTACTCACTGGCCCATTATTAAATCTGAGAAAACCTACTACAgttgaatttttgtatataattttagacATAAATGAAGGATTGAATTTCTTTGATTtgctaatttttatatatttactaaaTACAGTCGaatgaattcttttttttttttttgaaaactttgcaGTTCCATTAATGACAGTGAAGATGATAGTACTCTGGAATTCCAGAAGTGCCTTCGAATCCTTGCGGACAGAGTTGGCTACTTGTCTAGACACCGTGAGGAGCTACTTGAAAAGTGCCGACAGGTTGAAGTTACCAACGAACAGCTTAGGAAAGAattggaagaaaagaaagagctGGTTAAAACACTGTTCACCAAGCATCAACTTGAGAAGCAGGTATCTTTTCTCAACTATCTTAGTTTCTTTACTGATATAATCTGAGCTAAATGAATTTTGGACTGCTAAAAATACAACTCAAATTTATCTAATACAATGGTTGGATAATTTTGCGTCTAGGCAAGCAAAGAAAAGATCTCATTTGGCCGACTAGAAGTCCATGAGATTGCTGCATTTGTTCTCAACTCAGCTGGGCATTACGAGGCAATCAATAGGAACTGCTTGAAGTACTACCTTTCTGCTGAATCAGTGGCCTTGTTTACAGAAAATCTTCAAAGTCGACCCAGCTTCATCGTTGGGAAGATTGTCCATATCGAACGCCAAACTGCAAAATTGTCGCTGCCTATTTCTTCGACTAGGCCTGAGCAGGGCAAGGCAGATCAAATTGATCATCTGACTACTGACACCGGGACTGATCACTTGACCTTGAATTCTGGATCAACCTCTTCTAACCCATATGGTCTCCCAATTGGCTGTGAATATTTCATAGTGACAGTAGCCATGTTACCTGGCACCCCCATTTATTCACCACCTCCTTCCTGATCTTGCTCCAGGCAGATATAGATGTGATGGAAGACACCAAGtgtatatagataaaatatatataaatattctcaGTATAAGAGCACTCATGGACGGAGTTGAACTTGCAGTTTCTTCTGTACAGCTGATGATCCCATTTAAGTTTAATCTCCCCATTGTATATATAGAGCTACTCTGAATTCTCTTTTTAGTATGTACAAAACTGTGAATATCCATTCATCTAGACCCTGATCCTCAACTGCCTTTTTACGTTTGAAAActttatacatttattttagCAACATTCATCTTCTCGTCGATCCATTTGCTGCATTACAAAGTTTAGCAAACATGCAGAATTAGTCTGTCGATGTTTGTATATTTTCTTGATTGATCTTTCGATTAGTTTTATGATTCTATCCTGATGGGAACTAGAGAATCCATGTTTGATTTAAACAAGTCGAAGTTGAGCATAAGCTCAGCTAGAGTTTAAAGGGTTGTCAGTGattcttcttttcatttttctgatGTCATTGTTTGCTATTTGGGCTgctttgaactcaaatttgagcttgaCATTCCGGATTTGAGTTTGGCTCAGTTTGCCCTTGTTTGGGGTTTGGTTTGTTTCAAATCCACTCTTAATCTTATCCATTCAAAGTTTTGAAAGATCTTATGACACTAGTTTATTAGTGGTAACGTGTGGTTgagaatatttttttggtttttgccTGGAAAAAATCAGATTATGAAAGGATTGTTGTTTGGAAAGCAGCACATTTGCTAGGGTTAATGGCTTACTCGTCTCAGGTTGTGCCTCAAGAAAGTGCATAACTAAAGATTTCTAAAGGTTTGTGAAGTTCAGCAGTTCATTGAAAAACTTTAAGATGCTTAATGGATCTTGATTTACTTGactaaaatatttacatatacaGTTGAACAAAGCAAGCATATGCAAAAATTTTCACTCTGCCTTTATTCCTTTTGCATTTTGGTTTGATTCATACATCCAAACATCACAAAGTACTCAatgaaatatacatatttttgcaTAAGAACATTGTTTTCAGCAGTTGATTCCACAATCCTTAGGATCAGGTCCCCTTGTTCTCATCACAAAAGGGTCAATTCTCACCCAAACCAAAGAGAAGATTGAAGCAAGAAGAACAGACCATATAACAACAATGGTTGGCGTCCTGTTTTGCCTCCCCATTAGACCCTTGAGGAAAGGATAGAGATGTGCAATCACCCAGAAAACAAAGAGGAGCTTTCCCACTAGAGGTCTAAGTGCCTGGTAGCCAGTGTTCATGGCATCCGTGAACCCTGCAACAATGCCGACAAGGTTGATGATCAAAACAGTCGTTGGAGGGATCAGAAGAGTTGtccatttgaaattatatagcTCTTTTGATTCCTTGTCATCAAATAACTTGAATGTAACAGTGAAGATTGTGTCAACTCCAGCCAGGATTTTCAGCAGGCCTTGCACAACAGCGAATAGGTGTGAAGAAATGCCACCAATTACCCAGAATTGCTCATTTCGCCACCATTCTTCGACAGTTACTCCACTCCATCTCAGCTCAAGTATGCCACTGGCAAAGAATGAGATGAATAGAGCAACTAACAGGAGTCCTGAAAATGCACTCATCTTCTCGTGCAAGAAGCAACAAGAGGTTCATTAGCTTATAAAAACCAGGAACTCTAAAGCAAAATGCATGAGCAAATGAGTTCAGTTTCTACCTCTGACATGATGAATTTATCAGTAAGCAAGCAGATTGCAGGTAGGAGACAGTAAGTGAGAATTATTATAGAGGTGAAGGGATACATTGTTGTGTTAATATATGCGAAACGCTGAAGAAACTTGAGCTTTCCTTCCTTGAAGCCATACCAGATTGGATTATGCCTGCTGAAGAAAATCTCAACAGAACCAAGTGCCCAACGAAGGGCCTGATTGAGCCTATCTGACAAATTGATTGGAGCCGAACCCTTGAATGCAGACCTCTTTGGCATACAGTAAATGGACCTCCAGCCTCTTGAATGTAGCTTGAATCCTGTGATGATATCTTCTGTAATTGAACCATAAATCCATCCCAACTGCATATGCAAAAGTGACCAGAATGTTCATGTAAATAGACTGATATGAAGCTCCATGAGAAGAAACAATGAAATTCTAGCTGTTGAGTTACCTCAGTTCCCCATTCAGTTCTGTCTTCATAGTCACAACTCATCACATGAATAGCTTCTTTTAGAAGTGCTTCTTTGCTTGAGGAAGGTGGGGCACCACCTTCCTCCATTAAAGTTGAAGTCACAAAAATTGATGAATCTCCAAATCTATGCTCAAAATTCATCTTGGACATCAACTGTTCCTTGCTTTCATCATCCACTTCTACTCAATCCAGTTAATATATTGAGTTAGATTTTCATTTGTAACTATATAAGATCTGATATAAACCATCAATGAAATATGTAATTCAGATTGTTGATACCTTCTAAGCTAGCAACCACTCCATTTACTAGTGACTTTGTAACTTTCTGATGCTTCTTTTTGCGGCCAAAACATGGACAGCAGCCACAGCTTTCCATTTTCGGACGCTTGACAGCTTTTGGAGGTTCATGGCCATACAAAGCCTGCCTTCTGAAAACACATCCTGTGCCAACATACATTGGACCTTGAATGCCATCTAGACCCTTCATGTTAATCTGCCAAATattgtgcaaaaaaaaaaaaggaaaaagctaTGAGAATTTATCAGGCTCTGAACCATTCTGGAAGCTGTAAAATGTGTTAAGTTTCCTGGAGACTTACATCAAAGAAGACTCTATTTCTATTTGCATAGCGATCGTGCTTATCGATTCCATCAAATCTTTGAGGGAATTGGACGAAACAAACCCTCTTCCCAGCCTGTGGATCCATCAGAAAACACATTGCTTCTCTCACAGCTTTGCTGTTGTTTACATAATGGTCACAATCCAAGTTCAGCATAAACGGTGCATTTGTTAGCACCCCGGAGACGCGAACCTGGAAAGAATAACAAAGAATCAGAAAAGGTTTATATCACTCACATAAAGCAGAACAGATAAACCTGACAGAAGCTGAATCAAATTCTAAGTGCCTGTCAAGAAACTGGGAAAAACATATTATTCAGATTTTATAATAGTATTTAAGGTTGTATCTAAAAGCCTGATGCTAGAGGTGTTACATTTACCCTTACCCCTTACAAGACTGGGGAGGACATATGGCTTTATTTGCCTTAACATTGTCCAGAAGGATACACAAAGTAattttgataccatttgtaatgTACCAATTTAATAATCCAAATACATTTAACTTTAGACATATAGTCTATTATGGTTTTACTATTGAATTTGCAACTTAAAACCTATTTTGACAGTTGTAAGAGTTATCAAGATGTGTTTTATCACTCTGAATGTTTATCTAACCAGTCTCATCTTAGTATCCTCACCCCAAAGCAATATAAGATGTTCATGCATAATCAACATCACTCGAGTGTTTCATCCATGTGGATTTGATTCTATAACAAGCAGAAAATGTGGTGAGATGTTTACCAAGGCATTCATGGCACCAGCTCTCTTATTATGGTGAAAAGCAGGTCTTTTCTCACGAGAGACATAAACAAGGTGAGGCAGTTCATTTCCCTCAGCATCAAAATCTCCACCTTCCCCAAGAAAAACTTGAATCATTCCAGGATGGTCCTGAGTGTTGTTTCCAGGCCATGGAGTTCCATCTTGCATTATCCATCCCTCCACTGGAACCTCTCTCGCTTTCGCCACAAGGCCATTTATCCTCACCTTGAACTCCTCATATTCTCTCtgaaaacacaaaaagaaaaagattaaactCTCTGGTTTTGAAAGATTTTACTTCAAGAGATAATTGAGTATTGTGAACcgagcaatgttatatgtaaacacttttgatacacaaatgatatttcatcaaataatttACTATATTTTGTATTCAGAATCATCCAACcatatatgtacacataattttattgttatgaaCCTTCATAACGCGGCGCTCCTTGACAAATGTAGGTTGAACTTTGTCAGCAAGATAATCAACTTTTAGAGTGAAGTACATCTCGGGAGCTCGAGGCTCGATGTTGAATTTCTTGCAGAAAGGCACCCATTTGCGGGAAAATTCAGCAGTTTCTGAGAGGGTTTCGAAGGTGAGCAAGGAAGCTCCATCATCAGAAACGTAGCATGAGATTTTTTCTACAGGGTAGTCCATTGCCAAGATCGATAAAACTGTGTTGGCTGTAACAAGAGGAGGCTCCTTCCAGGGATCCACTGTTGTCACAAAAACGTCCACTGGAGCAAGCTTGTTGGGTTCACCTTCCCTCTCATATCTGACATTGCGAATTTATCAGGAAAACAATTAGAAATGTTAgaatttttcataaattctGACACTATTTCGCATGGAACTGTATGCATATACGAGAGACAATCATTGAATGATCGTGTATGTAGTATTAAGCTCTTTCAGCTACGGCTGGATGTGGTCAGAGTCGGCTTGGAATCAGCTCAATGTCAAGCTTAAACGAGTCGAGCTCGAGTAAGGGTAGTCCTAACCTTAGATTGACTTGGGTCTGTCACTTGAAAATCGGTGGCAAATTTGTCTTCTTTGGTAGACTCATTTTATCCAACAACCATTTTTCTTCTCCAGCTTGTTCTATGACAATACTTCTTCTTTATCCCAGTACCTTTCTTATTCTCCAGCGAAATCATCTCTAATCAAATGAATCGAGCTTGATATTGAACTCATCATTCTAAATTTGCATCAAACTTGAGCTGATCTTGTTCAGCTTGAGTCCAtcgtaatttcaacttaaatttctTGTTGATCAGAAATGGTGTAAAATGGCCTGACCAGATAGGATACGGCCTATTTAGCTTGAGGGCCTTGATTGCTTGGCTAACCTGGCCCATTATCAGGTTCAAGCTAACTAATTTCACATATGGAGATGAATTTGAGA
It contains:
- the LOC123200765 gene encoding autophagy-related protein 11-like; the encoded protein is MSSSITESLVHEGKLLVHIAENGHSFELDCNETTLVEAVMRLIESFSGINFNDQLLLCLEFKLEPQKQLSAYRLPSNDKEVFVFNKVRLQNNSPPPSPEQVDILEAAEPAPPASLQDPHPLDDASDPALKALPSYERRFRHHYYKGHAIYVRTQAKFENCERLLREQKVQERAVVVARGNLENYYRVINQHYNEFMKRYYHQHRIHSELLANFGKEIEKLRSVTLHPSLQTPLHKCLLDFVKEETLRKAADCSSLHSQFENKVSQFKQMFAEVKRKVEDLLNARASLPIKNLESTIKEQQRFIHEQKSIMQSLSKDVSTVKKLVDDCMSSQLSSSIRPHDAVSALGPMYDVHEKNHLPRMQACDHSISKLLDFCKDQKNEMNRFVHNYMQRITYISYMIKDSKLQFPVFKEAMVHQDEKFAYLKWVQGIGPAYRACLAEIVRRKASMKLYMGMAGQLAERLATKREVEVRRREEFLKTHSAYVPRDILASMGLYDTPSQCDVNIAPFDSNLLDIDISDLDYYAPECLAGLSTKGEKSGNLRGSLSMSNDSLHSAEAEEIPIDTLEKEDSEELLEGCELVEIAGTSKMEVENAKLKAELASAIAKICSLCPKVEYESLDDNKLDSILKNATEKTLEALHLKDEYSKHLQSMLKAKQMQCVSYEKRIQELEQRLSDQYMEGQKHINSNDSSDFSHLGGKPVDCKPETSSGGESHIPCISTSELMDEVSCVSNSLDVKLGFFNRLPSKGQEAVDENMLDSSGMINPQLDSSMVEPHREELPVGNKDGKDKMAGQLGMSLTNSSTAESMPGTLNVLPSDAAADLRLDSKVSSDLVLELQSVLAEKSNQLSETEAKLKSVMEEVAMLGKELEMSQKLLDESQMNCAHLENCLHEAREEAQTHLCAADRRALEYSALRASAIKLRSLFERLRASVRVSGGVAGFADSLQTFAQSLANSINDSEDDSTLEFQKCLRILADRVGYLSRHREELLEKCRQVEVTNEQLRKELEEKKELVKTLFTKHQLEKQASKEKISFGRLEVHEIAAFVLNSAGHYEAINRNCLKYYLSAESVALFTENLQSRPSFIVGKIVHIERQTAKLSLPISSTRPEQGKADQIDHLTTDTGTDHLTLNSGSTSSNPYGLPIGCEYFIVTVAMLPGTPIYSPPPS
- the LOC123200258 gene encoding cellulose synthase A catalytic subunit 7 [UDP-forming]-like is translated as MASNSVLFAGSHNRNEFVAIHNHEEPKSTWRNLDGQVCEICGDEIGKTVEGDLFVACDECGFPVCRPCYEYERREGTQLCPQCKTRYKRLKGSPRVPGDADEEDIDDIEHEFNIEDESENQKHATEAVLNGKLSYGRGPNEDENAELSLVIKGEQTPSSSLHKRVHPFPQPGSQINKDGEGKEKMDDWKILQQGNLVMETDNGHDPEVAMLDESRQPLSRKVAIPSSKLNPYRMVVVARFIIMGLFLQYRVTHPVQDAIGLWLTSVICEIWFAFSWIFDQLPKWLPIQRETYLDRLSIRYEREGEPNKLAPVDVFVTTVDPWKEPPLVTANTVLSILAMDYPVEKISCYVSDDGASLLTFETLSETAEFSRKWVPFCKKFNIEPRAPEMYFTLKVDYLADKVQPTFVKERRVMKREYEEFKVRINGLVAKAREVPVEGWIMQDGTPWPGNNTQDHPGMIQVFLGEGGDFDAEGNELPHLVYVSREKRPAFHHNKRAGAMNALVRVSGVLTNAPFMLNLDCDHYVNNSKAVREAMCFLMDPQAGKRVCFVQFPQRFDGIDKHDRYANRNRVFFDINMKGLDGIQGPMYVGTGCVFRRQALYGHEPPKAVKRPKMESCGCCPCFGRKKKHQKVTKSLVNGVVASLEEVDDESKEQLMSKMNFEHRFGDSSIFVTSTLMEEGGAPPSSSKEALLKEAIHVMSCDYEDRTEWGTELGWIYGSITEDIITGFKLHSRGWRSIYCMPKRSAFKGSAPINLSDRLNQALRWALGSVEIFFSRHNPIWYGFKEGKLKFLQRFAYINTTMYPFTSIIILTYCLLPAICLLTDKFIMSEMSAFSGLLLVALFISFFASGILELRWSGVTVEEWWRNEQFWVIGGISSHLFAVVQGLLKILAGVDTIFTVTFKLFDDKESKELYNFKWTTLLIPPTTVLIINLVGIVAGFTDAMNTGYQALRPLVGKLLFVFWVIAHLYPFLKGLMGRQNRTPTIVVIWSVLLASIFSLVWVRIDPFVMRTRGPDPKDCGINC